From a single Nymphaea colorata isolate Beijing-Zhang1983 chromosome 4, ASM883128v2, whole genome shotgun sequence genomic region:
- the LOC116253684 gene encoding flavin-containing monooxygenase FMO GS-OX-like 5 isoform X1, with protein MAMPTTRTALTVAGSRSTVPRRTAAKEVAVIGAGAAGLVAAREMRREGHRVVVFELGDSVGGTWVYTPEVESDDLLGVDPKRMVVQTSLYRSLRTNLPREVMGFFDYPFKEVPGRDGRRFPGHEEVLAYLSDFARDFNLLKCIRFKTDVFHVSRVPDGKWLVQSRKVFDDDVSLDTNELFDGVLVCNGHYTEPRIADIPGVDRWPGKQIHSHNYRVPESFQGKVVVLIGSAASATDISRDIAPVAKEVHVSSRSASDETTKSQTGYNNMWLHPMIQGTLEDGTVIFNDGTSVIADVILHCTGYKYYFPFLDTNVIVTVDDNRVGPLYKHIFPPSLAPSLSFIGIPWKVVPFPLFELQSKWVAGILSGRIALPTEQEMMDDVEAFYTQLKATGYPKRYTHNMDGYQFEYDDWLATQCGYPKVENWRRKMYAEVSKRRRAQPETYRDEWDDHDLVLQAQEHFLSLKTLKI; from the exons ATGGCAATGCCCACCACTCGAACGGCTTTGACAGTCGCCGGAAGCCGCTCGACCGTCCCCAGAAGGACGGCTGCGAAGGAGGTGGCAGTGATTGGGGCTGGAGCTGCTGGCCTGGTGGCTGCTAGGGAGATGAGGAGGGAGGGCCACCGTGTGGTGGTCTTCGAGCTGGGGGACAGTGTCGGCGGCACCTGGGTCTACACGCCGGAGGTCGAGTCCGATGACCTTCTGGGGGTCGATCCCAAACGCATGGTAGTTCAAACCAGCCTCTACCGTTCTCTCCGAACCAACCTACCCAGGGAGGTCATGGGGTTCTTCGACTACCCATTCAAGGAGGTGCCTGGCCGGGACGGTCGGCGGTTTCCCGGCCACGAGGAGGTACTCGCCTACCTCTCCGACTTTGCTAGGGACTTCAATCTCTTGAAGTGTATCCGATTCAAGACCGATGTCTTTCACGTGAGCAGGGTGCCCGACGGAAAGTGGCTGGTCCAATCACGGAAGGTCTTCGACGATGATGTGTCTCTTGATACGAATGAGCTATTCGATGGCGTCCTTGTCTGCAACGGCCATTACACGGAACCCCGGATTGCAGACATCCCTG GTGTTGACAGGTGGCCTGGGAAACAAATTCACAGTCACAACTATCGTGTTCCCGAATCATTCCAAGGTAAG GTTGTGGTTCTTATAGGCAGCGCAGCCAGTGCTACTGATATTTCTAGAGATATTGCTCCCGTGGCCAAGGAAGTCCATGTTTCTTCAAGGTCTGCATCTGATGAAACAACAAAGAGTCAAACAGGCTATAATAATATGTGGCTCCATCCTATG ATTCAAGGCACCCTTGAAGATGGCACGGTGATCTTCAATGATGGAACTTCAGTAATTGCAGATGTCATTCTGCACTGTACAGG CTATAAATATTATTTCCCATTTCTGGACACAAATGTTATTGTGACAGTGGATGACAACCGAGTAGGACCGCTTTATAAGCACATCTTCCCACCATCATTAGCAccgtctctttcttttattgggATACCCTGGAAG GTTGTTCCTTTTCCATTGTTTGAACTACAAAGCAAATGGGTGGCGGGCATTCTCTCAGGAAGGATTGCACTGCCAACTGAACAAGAGATGATGGATGACGTGGAAGCCTTTTATACCCAGCTAAAAGCTACTGGCTATCCTAAAAGATACACGCATAACATGGATGGTTACCAG TTTGAGTATGATGATTGGCTTGCAACACAATGTGGATATCCGAAGGTGGAGAATTGGAGAAGGAAGATGTATGCTGAGGTTTCCAAGAGGAGGCGGGCACAGCCTGAAACTTATCGTGATGAATGGGATGACCATGATTTGGTTTTGCAAGCCCAGGAACACTTCCTTTCACTTAAGACGTTGAAAATATGA